The following proteins are encoded in a genomic region of Ostrea edulis chromosome 7, xbOstEdul1.1, whole genome shotgun sequence:
- the LOC125654580 gene encoding host cell factor 2-like isoform X4 → MAAPILKWKRVTNTTGPCPRPRHGHRAVAIKDLMVVFGGGNEGIVDELHVYNTATNQWFVPAVRGDIPPGCAAYGFICDGTRILVFGGMVEYGKYSNELYELQASRWEWKRLKPKSCKNGPPPCPRLGHSFTLLGNKAYLFGGLANDSEDPKNNIPRYLNDLYVLELKPHSNTLSWDFPATIGQPPPPRESHTCVGYAEKDGRRPRLIIYGGMSGCRLGDLWQLDIDTYTWIKPVVQGLPPLPRSLHSANVIGHRMFVFGGWVPLVMDDVKVATHEKEWKCTNSLASLNLETMTWEPLAMEVFEDSLPRARAGHCCVSIHTRLYIWSGRDGYRKAWNNQVCFKDLWFLETEKPPAPSRVQLVRASTNTLEVCWGAVPTADAYLLQLQKYDLPPSQALTPTAIPQTNPLMKAVSTPSAAQPTVVRTPTPVTAVTARQKTPITVNPGAIRVASPQVVTLPQQRAIMSTSTNQMSGIQALAAAAAATQKITGTTTTPSTPGIKVVTPTIVTPTGVKVTPIGNQAVKTSTANPATPTVRVATPGATILKSTPGAIQQTIGGKQIITVHKASTGGSSTTGQPQIVTLVKTNQGMQVATTKGPLPQGATIVKLVTTQSGGTGKPTAIITTSQPGQTPSTILGISSVQPQSSTTKTIIKTIPSSMLSMAKAGTSTATTPGGAKTIVIAAPKGSSGGLTGTPHKIITSVPKIAGQGNTQFIVVSPQSSVGGAHTITSGGKPIQVTTLQTTSGVTLAGHQIVTASHVGKPVVQHGAGGTIVKTIHATPTSLAGSATSLLINTTAGSAPTQSTPTISLITQPSISQAPVTLTTQTVSATPIQATASGKPVQITITPAAAAATVQPQATVQVTPVVTQPCTDGHNCPGDENPQPAVCTDGHNCPGDENPQPAVCTDGHNCPGDENPQPAVCTDGHNCPGDENPQPAVCTDGHNCPGDENPQPAVCTDGHNCPGDENPQPAVCTDGHNCPGDEVDGVPPAAKGQCTDGHNCPGDENSQSQNVCTDGHNCPGDENQQQSNVCTDGHNCPGDENQQQAGVCTDGHNCPGDDNQQQSNVCTDGHNCPGDETPQQSNNSCTDGHNCPGDENPDQTAGQQVTSALSDSAIVAPPTVPLDTHAAVSVSEQVPAILMQEPESKQDSEAMETTPVDAAPQELPQPQEVAPPQEAAALTTTMVAAPQAENPPIVPKQEEPMDIGPPTVATLQGGVLTVGPPVVAAPSQPIDTSATDTDPLATLASAAISSGSAQTSIKQEPGIIAANGIKQEIQEKPETFPKTPTTPVKKEGNQWYDVGIIKGTSCVVSHFYLSTDAMQAGGNGSDIDVVNVGDVNVLKKQELLPGTAYKFRVAGINACGRGSFSEISAFKTCLPGYPGAPSAIKISKSTEGAHLSWEPPQNTAGKITEYSVYLAVRNAAAHVDQKPGAPAQLAFVRVYCGPAPTCTVTAASLASAHIDYTTKPAIIFRIAARNEKGYGPATQVRWLQDAQSPAAQKIAVKRTISAQGEGTQVLGAGQVKRLKTDDENEKAM, encoded by the exons ATGGCGGCTCCCATTCTGAAGTGGAAGCGGGTAACCAATACTACAGGACCATGTCCACGGCCCAGACATGGTCACAGAGCAGTTGCTATCAAAGATTTGATGGTTGTTTTCGGCGGTGGTAACGAAGGAATTGTTGATGAGCTCCATGTTTACAACACGG CCACCAACCAGTGGTTTGTACCGGCTGTTCGGGGAGACATACCACCGGGATGTGCAGCCTATGGCTTCATCTGTGACGGAACTCGCATTCTGGTGTTCGGTGGTATGGTGGAGTATGGGAAATATTCCAATGAGTTATATGAGCTACAGGCAAGCCGATGGGAATGGAAGAGGCTAAAACCCAAGTCCTGTAAAAATGGACCTCCACCTTGTCCCAGACTAG gtcacaGTTTTACCTTGCTGGGAAATAAAGCCTACCTATTTGGAGGGCTGGCTAATGACAGTGAAGATCCTAAAAACAACATACCCAG ATATTTGAATGACCTTTACGTACTGGAACTGAAACCACATTCAAACACTCTCTCCTGGGATTTTCCCGCCACAATCGGACAGCCCCCTCCCCCTCGCGAGTCACACACATGTGTAGGATATGCAGAGAAAGATGGAAGACGACCACGCTTAATCATCTATGGAGGAATGAGTGGATGTCGTTTAGGGGACCTCTGGCAGTTAGATATAG ACACATACACATGGATTAAACCAGTGGTACAAGGCCTTCCTCCATTACCCAGAAGTCTCCACTCAGCCAATGTTATTGGGCATCGTATGTTTGTGTTTGGAGGGTGGGTTCCCTTGGTGATGGACGATGTGAAAGTTGCAACTCACGAGAAGGAGTGGAAATGTACAAACTCCCTGGCCTCCCTTAATCTAG AAACAATGACATGGGAGCCCTTGGCTATGGAGGTATTTGAGGACTCTCTTCCCCGAGCCCGGGCAGGGCACTGCTGTGTGTCCATACACACGCGCCTGTACATCTGGAGTGGCAGAGACGGATACCGGAAAGCCTGGAACAATCAG GTTTGCTTCAAAGACTTATGGTTCCTTGAGACAG AGAAGCCACCCGCTCCCTCTCGGGTACAGTTAGTTCGAGCCAGTACAAACACTTTAGAGGTGTGCTGGGGGGCAGTTCCTACTGCTGATGCCTACCTTCTACAACTACAGAAGTATGACTTACCCCCTTCCCAGGCCCTCACCCCCACAGCTATTCCCCAGACGAACCCCCTCATGAAAGCGGTCAGCACCCCTAGTGCAGCACAACCCACTGTGGTCAGGACACCCACTCCAG TGACAGCAGTGACTGCCCGACAAAAAACACCAATCACCGTAAACCCCGGAGCAATCAGAGTAGCCTCTCCTCAGGTTGTGACATTGCCGCAGCAGCGGGCCATCATGTCCACG TCGACTAATCAGATGTCGGGCATCCAGGCTCTGGCAGCGGCAGCAGCAGCCACACAGAAAATCACAGGCACCACCACCACTCCCTCCACACCCGGCATTAAAGTAGTGACACCCACTATTGTCACTCCCACAGGGGTCAAAGTTACACCCATTGGAAACCAGGCTGTTAAAA CCTCAACAGCCAACCCTGCAACACCAACTGTGAGGGTAGCCACCCCAGGCGCCACCATTCTGAAGTCTACGCCAGGGGCCATTCAGCAGACTATCGGCGGGAAACAAATCATCACGGTCCACAAGGCCAGCACAGGGGGCTCGTCCACCACTGGTCAGCCCCAGATTGTTACGCTGGTCAAGACAAACCAGGGCATGCAGGTGGCCACA ACTAAGGGGCCTCTTCCACAAGGAGCCACCATCGTAAAGCTGGTTACCACACAGTCAGGTGGCACCGGTAAACCCACCGCCATAATCACCACAAGTCAACCAGGACAGACACCATCAACAATTCTCGGAATCAGCAGCGTGCAGCCCCAG TCATCCACAACAAAAACCATCATCAAAACTATTCCATCTTCCATGTTGTCAATGGCCAAAGCGGGAACCAGCACTGCCACCACTCCGGGCGGTGCCAAAACCATCGTCATAGCCGCACCCAAGGGCAGCTCTGGAGGGCTGACAGGGACCCCCCACAAAATCATCACCTCAGTCCCGAAAATAGCGGGACAGGGAAACACTCAGTTCATTGTAGTTAGTCCCCAGAGCAGCGTGGGCGGGGCTCACACCATCACATCTG GTGGTAAACCTATACAAGTAACCACTCTACAAACAACTTCCGGAGTCACATTAGCGGGTCATCAGATTGTCACAGCATCACATGTTGGCAAGCCGGTCGTACAGCACG GAGCAGGGGGAACAATAGTCAAGACCATTCACGCCACACCCACCTCTTTAGCCGGGTCGGCCACATCTCTCCTAATCAACACCACAGCTGGATCCGCCCCCACGCAGTCAACTCCTACAATCTCCCTTATTACTCAGCCTTCTATTTCCCAGGCACCGGTCACTCTGACCACTCAGACAGTCTCAGCCACTCCCATCCAGGCCACTGCTAGTGGGAAACCAGTCCAGATCACGATCACTCCAGCAGCGGCAGCAGCAACTGTCCAGCCTCAGGCCACAGTTCAAGTTACACCTGTGGTCACACAGCCATGCACTGATGGACATAATTGTCCTGGAGATGAAAATCCACAGCCTGCAGTTTGTACGGATGGGCATAATTGCCCTGGAGATGAAAATCCACAGCCTGCAGTTTGTACGGATGGGCATAATTGCCCTGGAGATGAAAATCCACAGCCTGCAGTTTGTACGGATGGGCATAATTGCCCTGGAGATGAAAATCCACAGCCTGCAGTGTGTACGGATGGACATAATTGCCCTGGAGATGAAAATCCACAGCCTGCAGTTTGTACGGATGGGCATAATTGTCCTGGAGATGAAAATCCACAGCCTGCAGTTTGTACGGATGGGCATAATTGCCCGGGTGATGAGGTGGATGGTGTTCCTCCAGCAGCCAAAGGGCAGTGCACGGATGGGCATAATTGTCCGGGCGATGAGAATTCACAGTCCCAAAATGTTTGTACAGATGGTCATAATTGCCCAGGAGATGAAAATCAACAGCAATCCAATGTTTGTACAGATGGACACAATTGTCCAGGAGATGAAAATCAGCAGCAGGCAGGTGTTTGTACGGATGGACACAATTGCCCAGGAGATGATAATCAACAGCAATCCAATGTTTGTACCGATGGACATAATTGCCCAGGAGATGAAACCCCCCAACAGTCAAATAATTCATGCACAGATGGTCATAATTGTCCTGGTGATGAAAACCCAGATCAGACTGCTGGCCAGCAGGTGACCTCTGCCCTCTCAGACAGTGCTATTGTTGCTCCTCCCACGGTCCCACTGGACACTCATGCAGCTGTGTCCGTGTCAGAACAGGTGCCTGCGATCCTAATGCAGGAGCCTGAATCTAAACAAGATTCAGAGGCAATGGAGACCACGCCAGTGGATGCTGCACCACAAGAATTACCACAACCACAGGAAGTGGCACCTCCTCAAGAAGCTGCTGCTCTAACCACCACAATGGTGGCAGCACCACAAGCAGAGAATCCGCCCATCGTTCCTAAACAGGAGGAGCCAATGGACATTGGTCCACCAACTGTGGCCACCCTCCAGGGTGGAGTTTTGACTGTCGGACCACCGGTGGTGGCTGCACCTTCACAACCCATTGATACCTCAGCAACAGACACAG ACCCCTTAGCAACTCTGGCTTCAGCAGCAATATCATCTGGCTCAGCACAGACCAGTATCAAACAGGAACCTggcattattgcagctaatggAATCAAACAGGAGATTCAG GAGAAGCCCGAGACTTTCCCAAAGACGCCCACGACACCGGTGAAGAAGGAGGGCAACCAGTGGTACGATGTAGGGATCATAAAGGGCACCTCCTGTGTCGTGTCCCACTTCTACCTGTCAACGGACGCTATGCAAGCTGGTGGAAATGGAAGT GACATCGATGTGGTGAATGTGGGTGACGTCAATGTTTTAAAGAAACAGGAACTCCTACCGGGAACAGCCTACAAATTCCGAGTGGCCGGAATCAATGCCTGCGGCCGGGGGTCATTCAGTGAGATCTCGGCCTTCAAGACCTGCCTCCCTGGCTATCCAGGCGCTCCATCAGCCATCAAGATCAGCAAG AGTACAGAAGGAGCCCACCTCTCCTGGGAACCCCCACAAAACACGGCCGGCAAAATCACGGAATACTCTGTCTATCTGGCTGTACGCAATGCAGCTGCCCACGTGGATCAGAAGCCCGGTGCTCCCGCTCAGCTGGCATTTGTGCGTGTATACTGTGGTCCCGCCCCCACGTGCACGGTGACGGCAGCCAGCTTGGCCTCGGCACACATAGACTATACAACCAAGCCCGCCATCATCTTCCGTATTGCTGCTCGTAATGAAAAAGGCTATGGTCCAGCTACGCAAGTCAGGTGGCTTCAAG ATGCACAGAGTCCTGCTGCCCAGAAGATTGCAGTCAAGAGAACAATTTCAGCTCAAGGAGAGGG AACTCAAGTGTTGGGTGCTGGTCAGGTGAAAAGGTTAAAGACGGATGACGAGAACGAgaaagcaatgtaa
- the LOC125654580 gene encoding host cell factor 1-like isoform X2 — MAAPILKWKRVTNTTGPCPRPRHGHRAVAIKDLMVVFGGGNEGIVDELHVYNTATNQWFVPAVRGDIPPGCAAYGFICDGTRILVFGGMVEYGKYSNELYELQASRWEWKRLKPKSCKNGPPPCPRLGHSFTLLGNKAYLFGGLANDSEDPKNNIPRYLNDLYVLELKPHSNTLSWDFPATIGQPPPPRESHTCVGYAEKDGRRPRLIIYGGMSGCRLGDLWQLDIDTYTWIKPVVQGLPPLPRSLHSANVIGHRMFVFGGWVPLVMDDVKVATHEKEWKCTNSLASLNLETMTWEPLAMEVFEDSLPRARAGHCCVSIHTRLYIWSGRDGYRKAWNNQVCFKDLWFLETEKPPAPSRVQLVRASTNTLEVCWGAVPTADAYLLQLQKYDLPPSQALTPTAIPQTNPLMKAVSTPSAAQPTVVRTPTPGIAQIRTNTGALGSVTMTSPQTIRVTAVTARQKTPITVNPGAIRVASPQVVTLPQQRAIMSTSTNQMSGIQALAAAAAATQKITGTTTTPSTPGIKVVTPTIVTPTGVKVTPIGNQAVKTSTANPATPTVRVATPGATILKSTPGAIQQTIGGKQIITVHKASTGGSSTTGQPQIVTLVKTNQGMQVATTKGPLPQGATIVKLVTTQSGGTGKPTAIITTSQPGQTPSTILGISSVQPQSSTTKTIIKTIPSSMLSMAKAGTSTATTPGGAKTIVIAAPKGSSGGLTGTPHKIITSVPKIAGQGNTQFIVVSPQSSVGGAHTITSGGKPIQVTTLQTTSGVTLAGHQIVTASHVGKPVVQHGAGGTIVKTIHATPTSLAGSATSLLINTTAGSAPTQSTPTISLITQPSISQAPVTLTTQTVSATPIQATASGKPVQITITPAAAAATVQPQATVQVTPVVTQPCTDGHNCPGDENPQPAVCTDGHNCPGDENPQPAVCTDGHNCPGDENPQPAVCTDGHNCPGDENPQPAVCTDGHNCPGDENPQPAVCTDGHNCPGDENPQPAVCTDGHNCPGDEVDGVPPAAKGQCTDGHNCPGDENSQSQNVCTDGHNCPGDENQQQSNVCTDGHNCPGDENQQQAGVCTDGHNCPGDDNQQQSNVCTDGHNCPGDETPQQSNNSCTDGHNCPGDENPDQTAGQQVTSALSDSAIVAPPTVPLDTHAAVSVSEQVPAILMQEPESKQDSEAMETTPVDAAPQELPQPQEVAPPQEAAALTTTMVAAPQAENPPIVPKQEEPMDIGPPTVATLQGGVLTVGPPVVAAPSQPIDTSATDTDPLATLASAAISSGSAQTSIKQEPGIIAANGIKQEIQEKPETFPKTPTTPVKKEGNQWYDVGIIKGTSCVVSHFYLSTDAMQAGGNGSDIDVVNVGDVNVLKKQELLPGTAYKFRVAGINACGRGSFSEISAFKTCLPGYPGAPSAIKISKSTEGAHLSWEPPQNTAGKITEYSVYLAVRNAAAHVDQKPGAPAQLAFVRVYCGPAPTCTVTAASLASAHIDYTTKPAIIFRIAARNEKGYGPATQVRWLQDAQSPAAQKIAVKRTISAQGEGTQVLGAGQVKRLKTDDENEKAM; from the exons ATGGCGGCTCCCATTCTGAAGTGGAAGCGGGTAACCAATACTACAGGACCATGTCCACGGCCCAGACATGGTCACAGAGCAGTTGCTATCAAAGATTTGATGGTTGTTTTCGGCGGTGGTAACGAAGGAATTGTTGATGAGCTCCATGTTTACAACACGG CCACCAACCAGTGGTTTGTACCGGCTGTTCGGGGAGACATACCACCGGGATGTGCAGCCTATGGCTTCATCTGTGACGGAACTCGCATTCTGGTGTTCGGTGGTATGGTGGAGTATGGGAAATATTCCAATGAGTTATATGAGCTACAGGCAAGCCGATGGGAATGGAAGAGGCTAAAACCCAAGTCCTGTAAAAATGGACCTCCACCTTGTCCCAGACTAG gtcacaGTTTTACCTTGCTGGGAAATAAAGCCTACCTATTTGGAGGGCTGGCTAATGACAGTGAAGATCCTAAAAACAACATACCCAG ATATTTGAATGACCTTTACGTACTGGAACTGAAACCACATTCAAACACTCTCTCCTGGGATTTTCCCGCCACAATCGGACAGCCCCCTCCCCCTCGCGAGTCACACACATGTGTAGGATATGCAGAGAAAGATGGAAGACGACCACGCTTAATCATCTATGGAGGAATGAGTGGATGTCGTTTAGGGGACCTCTGGCAGTTAGATATAG ACACATACACATGGATTAAACCAGTGGTACAAGGCCTTCCTCCATTACCCAGAAGTCTCCACTCAGCCAATGTTATTGGGCATCGTATGTTTGTGTTTGGAGGGTGGGTTCCCTTGGTGATGGACGATGTGAAAGTTGCAACTCACGAGAAGGAGTGGAAATGTACAAACTCCCTGGCCTCCCTTAATCTAG AAACAATGACATGGGAGCCCTTGGCTATGGAGGTATTTGAGGACTCTCTTCCCCGAGCCCGGGCAGGGCACTGCTGTGTGTCCATACACACGCGCCTGTACATCTGGAGTGGCAGAGACGGATACCGGAAAGCCTGGAACAATCAG GTTTGCTTCAAAGACTTATGGTTCCTTGAGACAG AGAAGCCACCCGCTCCCTCTCGGGTACAGTTAGTTCGAGCCAGTACAAACACTTTAGAGGTGTGCTGGGGGGCAGTTCCTACTGCTGATGCCTACCTTCTACAACTACAGAAGTATGACTTACCCCCTTCCCAGGCCCTCACCCCCACAGCTATTCCCCAGACGAACCCCCTCATGAAAGCGGTCAGCACCCCTAGTGCAGCACAACCCACTGTGGTCAGGACACCCACTCCAG GAATTGCCCAGATTCGAACAAATACCGGGGCACTAGGCTCCGTTACCATGACATCGCCACAAACAATTAGAG TGACAGCAGTGACTGCCCGACAAAAAACACCAATCACCGTAAACCCCGGAGCAATCAGAGTAGCCTCTCCTCAGGTTGTGACATTGCCGCAGCAGCGGGCCATCATGTCCACG TCGACTAATCAGATGTCGGGCATCCAGGCTCTGGCAGCGGCAGCAGCAGCCACACAGAAAATCACAGGCACCACCACCACTCCCTCCACACCCGGCATTAAAGTAGTGACACCCACTATTGTCACTCCCACAGGGGTCAAAGTTACACCCATTGGAAACCAGGCTGTTAAAA CCTCAACAGCCAACCCTGCAACACCAACTGTGAGGGTAGCCACCCCAGGCGCCACCATTCTGAAGTCTACGCCAGGGGCCATTCAGCAGACTATCGGCGGGAAACAAATCATCACGGTCCACAAGGCCAGCACAGGGGGCTCGTCCACCACTGGTCAGCCCCAGATTGTTACGCTGGTCAAGACAAACCAGGGCATGCAGGTGGCCACA ACTAAGGGGCCTCTTCCACAAGGAGCCACCATCGTAAAGCTGGTTACCACACAGTCAGGTGGCACCGGTAAACCCACCGCCATAATCACCACAAGTCAACCAGGACAGACACCATCAACAATTCTCGGAATCAGCAGCGTGCAGCCCCAG TCATCCACAACAAAAACCATCATCAAAACTATTCCATCTTCCATGTTGTCAATGGCCAAAGCGGGAACCAGCACTGCCACCACTCCGGGCGGTGCCAAAACCATCGTCATAGCCGCACCCAAGGGCAGCTCTGGAGGGCTGACAGGGACCCCCCACAAAATCATCACCTCAGTCCCGAAAATAGCGGGACAGGGAAACACTCAGTTCATTGTAGTTAGTCCCCAGAGCAGCGTGGGCGGGGCTCACACCATCACATCTG GTGGTAAACCTATACAAGTAACCACTCTACAAACAACTTCCGGAGTCACATTAGCGGGTCATCAGATTGTCACAGCATCACATGTTGGCAAGCCGGTCGTACAGCACG GAGCAGGGGGAACAATAGTCAAGACCATTCACGCCACACCCACCTCTTTAGCCGGGTCGGCCACATCTCTCCTAATCAACACCACAGCTGGATCCGCCCCCACGCAGTCAACTCCTACAATCTCCCTTATTACTCAGCCTTCTATTTCCCAGGCACCGGTCACTCTGACCACTCAGACAGTCTCAGCCACTCCCATCCAGGCCACTGCTAGTGGGAAACCAGTCCAGATCACGATCACTCCAGCAGCGGCAGCAGCAACTGTCCAGCCTCAGGCCACAGTTCAAGTTACACCTGTGGTCACACAGCCATGCACTGATGGACATAATTGTCCTGGAGATGAAAATCCACAGCCTGCAGTTTGTACGGATGGGCATAATTGCCCTGGAGATGAAAATCCACAGCCTGCAGTTTGTACGGATGGGCATAATTGCCCTGGAGATGAAAATCCACAGCCTGCAGTTTGTACGGATGGGCATAATTGCCCTGGAGATGAAAATCCACAGCCTGCAGTGTGTACGGATGGACATAATTGCCCTGGAGATGAAAATCCACAGCCTGCAGTTTGTACGGATGGGCATAATTGTCCTGGAGATGAAAATCCACAGCCTGCAGTTTGTACGGATGGGCATAATTGCCCGGGTGATGAGGTGGATGGTGTTCCTCCAGCAGCCAAAGGGCAGTGCACGGATGGGCATAATTGTCCGGGCGATGAGAATTCACAGTCCCAAAATGTTTGTACAGATGGTCATAATTGCCCAGGAGATGAAAATCAACAGCAATCCAATGTTTGTACAGATGGACACAATTGTCCAGGAGATGAAAATCAGCAGCAGGCAGGTGTTTGTACGGATGGACACAATTGCCCAGGAGATGATAATCAACAGCAATCCAATGTTTGTACCGATGGACATAATTGCCCAGGAGATGAAACCCCCCAACAGTCAAATAATTCATGCACAGATGGTCATAATTGTCCTGGTGATGAAAACCCAGATCAGACTGCTGGCCAGCAGGTGACCTCTGCCCTCTCAGACAGTGCTATTGTTGCTCCTCCCACGGTCCCACTGGACACTCATGCAGCTGTGTCCGTGTCAGAACAGGTGCCTGCGATCCTAATGCAGGAGCCTGAATCTAAACAAGATTCAGAGGCAATGGAGACCACGCCAGTGGATGCTGCACCACAAGAATTACCACAACCACAGGAAGTGGCACCTCCTCAAGAAGCTGCTGCTCTAACCACCACAATGGTGGCAGCACCACAAGCAGAGAATCCGCCCATCGTTCCTAAACAGGAGGAGCCAATGGACATTGGTCCACCAACTGTGGCCACCCTCCAGGGTGGAGTTTTGACTGTCGGACCACCGGTGGTGGCTGCACCTTCACAACCCATTGATACCTCAGCAACAGACACAG ACCCCTTAGCAACTCTGGCTTCAGCAGCAATATCATCTGGCTCAGCACAGACCAGTATCAAACAGGAACCTggcattattgcagctaatggAATCAAACAGGAGATTCAG GAGAAGCCCGAGACTTTCCCAAAGACGCCCACGACACCGGTGAAGAAGGAGGGCAACCAGTGGTACGATGTAGGGATCATAAAGGGCACCTCCTGTGTCGTGTCCCACTTCTACCTGTCAACGGACGCTATGCAAGCTGGTGGAAATGGAAGT GACATCGATGTGGTGAATGTGGGTGACGTCAATGTTTTAAAGAAACAGGAACTCCTACCGGGAACAGCCTACAAATTCCGAGTGGCCGGAATCAATGCCTGCGGCCGGGGGTCATTCAGTGAGATCTCGGCCTTCAAGACCTGCCTCCCTGGCTATCCAGGCGCTCCATCAGCCATCAAGATCAGCAAG AGTACAGAAGGAGCCCACCTCTCCTGGGAACCCCCACAAAACACGGCCGGCAAAATCACGGAATACTCTGTCTATCTGGCTGTACGCAATGCAGCTGCCCACGTGGATCAGAAGCCCGGTGCTCCCGCTCAGCTGGCATTTGTGCGTGTATACTGTGGTCCCGCCCCCACGTGCACGGTGACGGCAGCCAGCTTGGCCTCGGCACACATAGACTATACAACCAAGCCCGCCATCATCTTCCGTATTGCTGCTCGTAATGAAAAAGGCTATGGTCCAGCTACGCAAGTCAGGTGGCTTCAAG ATGCACAGAGTCCTGCTGCCCAGAAGATTGCAGTCAAGAGAACAATTTCAGCTCAAGGAGAGGG AACTCAAGTGTTGGGTGCTGGTCAGGTGAAAAGGTTAAAGACGGATGACGAGAACGAgaaagcaatgtaa